The stretch of DNA ACCTGGTCCGCACCACGCTCCGGCTGTTCTCCGAGCGCTCGCCGGAGCGGGTCTCCCCGGAGGACGTCGCCGCGGCCGCGGACGTCTCCCGGGCGCTGGTCTACCGGTACTTCTCCGACATGGACGAGCTGCGCACCGCCGCACTGCGCAGCGCGGTCGACGAGCTCGCGCCGCGGCTGGCCCCGCCGGCCGGCCTGCCGGCGGCCGAGCAGGTGCGCACGGCGCTGCGCGCGTTCATCTCCTTCGCCGAGGAGTACGCCCCGGCCTATACCGCGCTGCTGCGCGGCGGCTCGAAGGTGTCCACCGAGCGGACCGAGGCGCTGATCGACGAGGTCCGCGGCCAGGTGCTGGAGCTGCTGGCGGAGCGCTCCGGGACCGAGCCCCCCTCACCCCGGGCGCTGCTGGCGATGCGCTGCTGGATCTCCGCGGTCGAGTCGGCGGTGCTGATCTGGATCGAGGAGCGCCCGATGCCCGCCGGGGAGCTCGCCGACTGGCTGCTCGACCAGCTGCTCGCGATGGTCGGCGCCTCCGGGGCGGGCGAGGCGGGGGCCTTCACCGCCCGACACATTGGATAGCGATACTATCCACCCGGGGGTGCGGGGGCGCCCCGGGAAGGAGACCGCGGCGTGCGCATCTCGGAGCTGAGCAGGCGGAGCGGGGTACCGGTCGCCACGATCAAGTTCTACCTGCGCGAAGGGCTGATCCCCAAGGGAGAGGCCACCTCCGCCACCCAGGCCCGCTACTCCGAGGACCACCTGCGCCGGCTCCGCCTGGTGCGCGCGCTCACCGAGGTCGCCGGCGTCCCGCTGGCCCGGGTGCGCCGGCTGCTCGACGCGGTCGACGACACCGGCCTGGGCCTGCACGAGCTGCTCGGTACCGTGCAGTACACCCTGTCCGCCGGGGAGGCCGGGGAGGCCGACGGAGAGGCACCGCAGGCCGAGCGGGTGGAAGGGCTCCTGGCCGAGCTGGACTGGCGGGTCTCGCCCTTCTCCCCGGACCGGCGCGCCCTGGGCCGCACCCTGGAGGCGATGGACCAGCTCGGCTTCTCCCCCGACCCCGGCCTGCTCGCCCGGTACGCGGAGGTGGCGCACGGCGCCGCCGAGCTCGACGTCGCGGGCATCGACCCGGACGCGCCCCGGGAGCGCATCGTCGAGTACATGGCGGTCTGCTGCACCCTGATGGACCGGGCGTTCGCCTCGCTGCGCCGGATGGCCCAGGAGGACGCGTCCGCCCGGAAGCTGCACGGCCGGGCGTACGAGGCGGAGGAGCGCCGCGGAGACGCGGGCGCCGCGGACGCCGCCGGAGCCTGAGGCCCGTGCCCCGCCGGGCTTCCGTTCACGCCGATTCCGCGATGATCTTGGGCGTTGTGGCCCCTTCGGAGTGCTCCGAAGGGGCCACAACGCCCAAGATCATCGCCTGGGAGGAGGGAGGGGAGGCCCCGCACCTCCTCCCACGGGCTAGTCGCGCACCGGCGGCTGCATGTGCGTGGTGACCCCGATCCGGTTGAGGAAGTTGATCAGCGCGATCCCGGTGATCAGCGCGGCCAGTTCGCGGGGCGGGAAGTGCTCGGCGGCGCGGCCGTAGACCTCGTCGCTCACCCCGTGCTCGCCCAGCCGGGTGACCTCGTCGGTGAGCGCCAGCGCGGCCCGCTCGGCCTCGGTGAAGTGGTCCGGGGCCTCCCGCCAGGCTGCGACCAGGAACAGCTTCCGCTCGCTCCGGCCGGCCCGGATCGCGGCCCGGGTGTGCGTGTCGATGCAGAACGCGCAGCCGTTCAGGTAGGACCCGCGCAGGTAGACCAGTTCGGCCAGGTGCTCACCGATCGCCTCCCCGACCAGCTTGTTGATGGCCATCGCCGACGGGTACATCTCGCCGAACTCGGCGGCGACGTCGACGCGCGCGTGTCCGTGCTCTGCCGCGGTGCTCATGGGGGCTCCTTCCGCCTCCGTGGAGTACTGCTCTTCGCAGAAGAGACACCCCGCACCGGCGGAGACGTGACACCCGG from Nocardiopsis composta encodes:
- a CDS encoding TetR/AcrR family transcriptional regulator, with translation MSPARRREDLVRTTLRLFSERSPERVSPEDVAAAADVSRALVYRYFSDMDELRTAALRSAVDELAPRLAPPAGLPAAEQVRTALRAFISFAEEYAPAYTALLRGGSKVSTERTEALIDEVRGQVLELLAERSGTEPPSPRALLAMRCWISAVESAVLIWIEERPMPAGELADWLLDQLLAMVGASGAGEAGAFTARHIG
- a CDS encoding MerR family transcriptional regulator; this encodes MRISELSRRSGVPVATIKFYLREGLIPKGEATSATQARYSEDHLRRLRLVRALTEVAGVPLARVRRLLDAVDDTGLGLHELLGTVQYTLSAGEAGEADGEAPQAERVEGLLAELDWRVSPFSPDRRALGRTLEAMDQLGFSPDPGLLARYAEVAHGAAELDVAGIDPDAPRERIVEYMAVCCTLMDRAFASLRRMAQEDASARKLHGRAYEAEERRGDAGAADAAGA
- a CDS encoding carboxymuconolactone decarboxylase family protein; translated protein: MSTAAEHGHARVDVAAEFGEMYPSAMAINKLVGEAIGEHLAELVYLRGSYLNGCAFCIDTHTRAAIRAGRSERKLFLVAAWREAPDHFTEAERAALALTDEVTRLGEHGVSDEVYGRAAEHFPPRELAALITGIALINFLNRIGVTTHMQPPVRD